AATGCCAGTTCTTGAAGTACGCGCTCGCCGTGTTGGTGGTTCAAACTACCAAGTACCAGTTGAAGTACGTCCAGAACGTCGTACAACTTTAGGTCTTCGTTACCTAGTTAACTATTCTCGTCTTCGTGGTGAAAAAACTATGGAAGAGCGTTTAGCTAACGAAATTCTAGATGCTTCTAACAACACTGGTGCATCAGTTAAAAAACGTGAAGATATGCACAAAATGGCAGAAGCGAACAAAGCATTCGCTCACTACCGTTGGTAATCTAAACATAGCATAAGCCCAATATGGAAGGAGAAATACCTAATGAAACGCGAATTCTCTCTAGAGAATACTCGTAATATTGGGATCATGGCTCACATTGATGCTGGTAAAACAACAACAACTGAGCGTATCCTTTATTACACAGGTAAGATTCACAAAATCGGTGAAACTCATGAAGGCGCTTCTCAAATGGACTGGATGGAGCAAGAGCAAGAACGTGGTATTACAATCACTTCTGCTGCAACAACAGCTCAATGGGCAGGCCACCGTGTAAACATCATCGATACTCCTGGACACGTAGACTTCACTGTAGAAGTAGAACGTTCTTTACGCGTACTTGATGGTGCTGTAACAGTACTAGACGCTCAATCTGGTGTTGAGCCTCAAACAGAAACTGTATGGCGTCAAGCTACAACTTACGGTGTTCCACGTATCGTATTCATTAACAAAATGGATAAAACAGGTGCAGACTTCTTGTATTCAGTAGGTACTCTACACGAACGTTTACAAGCAAACGCTCACCCAATCCAATTACCTATCGGAGCTGAAGATCAGTTCTCTGCTATCATTGACTTAGTTGAAATGAAAGCAACTTTCTACGGCGATGAAAAAGGTACTGCAGTAACTGAAGGTGAAATTCCTGAAGAGCACCGCGAAATCGCTGAAGAATACCGTGAAAAATTAATCGACGCTGTTGCAAGTGTTGATGAAGAAATCATGGAAAAATATTTAGAAGGCGAAGAAATCACTGTTGCTGAGCTTAAAGCGGCTATCCGTCGTGCTACAATCGCAGTAGAATTCTACCCAGTAATCTGTGGTACAGCATTCAAACACAAAGGCGTACGCCCAATGTTAAATGCAGTTATCGATTACTTACCATCTCCAGTTGATGTACCAGCAATCAAAGGTACTTCAGTTGATGGTGACGAAGAGTTAGAACGTAAATCTTCTGATGACGAGCCATTCTCAGCTCTTGCATTCAAAGTTATGACTGACCCATTCGTAGGTAAATTAACTTTCTTCCGTGTGTACTCTGGAACATTAGATGCAGGTTCATACGTACAAAACTCTTCTAAAGGTAAACGTGAACGTGTAGGTCGTATCCTACAAATGCACGCTAACTCTCGTGAAGAGATTTCTAAAGTGTTCGCTGGGGACATCGCAGCAGCAGTAGGTCTTAAAGATACTACTACTGGTGATACTCTATGTGACGAGAAAAACCTAGTTATTCTTGAATCAATGGAATTCCCTGAACCAGTAATTTCTCTTTCTGTAGAACCAAAATCAAAAGCTGACCAAGACAAAATGGGTCAAGCTTTACAAAAACTTCAAGAAGAGGATCCAACTTTCCGTGCTCACACTGACACAGAAACTGGACAAACAATCATCTCAGGTATGGGTGAGCTTCACCTTGATATCTTAGTTGACCGTATGCGCCGTGAATTTAAAGTAGAAGCTAACGTAGGTGCTCCAATGGTATCTTACCGTGAAACATTCCGTAGCTCTGCAAAAGTTCAAGGTAAATTCACTCGCCAATCTGGTGGTCGTGGACAATATGGTGACGTAACGATTGAGTTCTCTCCAAATGAAGAAGGTAAAGGCTTCGAATTCGAAAACGCTATCGTTGGTGGTGTAGTTCCTCGTGAATACATCCCTGCAGTTGAAGCAGGTCTTCGTGACTCTCTTGACCGCGGTGTAGTAGCTGGTTACCCACTAATCGACATTAAAGCGAAATTAGTATTCGGTTCTTACCATGACGTTGACTCGAATGAGATGGCGTTTAAAATCGCAGCTTCTATGGCTCTTAAAGAAGCAGCTAAACAATGTGATGCTGTAATTTTAGAACCAATGATGAAAGTAGAAGTTGTAATTCCAGAAGAGTACCTTGGTGATATCATGGGTAACATCACTTCTCGTCGCGGACGCGTTGAGGGTATGGATGCTCGCGGTAACTCTCAAGTTGTTCGTGCAATGGTTCCACTTTCGGAAATGTTTGGTTACGCAACAACTCTTCGTTCAGCAACTCAAGGTCGCGGTGTATTCTCAATGACATTTGATCATTATGAAGAAGTACCAAAATCAATTGCTGCTGACATCATCAAAAAAAATAAAGGTGAATAATTGAATTTTCATCTTGCATAAAGTATAACTAATTTGTAAGCTATGATTGCAGGATAGAGGATGGGCCCGTTCTCTATCAGCATTCATTCTATAAATTTTTAAATAAAACATACAATTTCGAGGAGGCAATCTCTAATGGCTAAAGAAAAATTTGACCGTTCAAAAACGCATGCTAACATTGGTACAATCGGACACGTTGACCATGGTAAAACAACTTTAACTGCTGCAATCGCTACAGTTCTTTCTAAAAAAATGGGTGGTACAGCTAAATCATACGCTGATATCGATAACGCACCAGAAGAAAAAGAACGTGGTATCACAATCAATACTTCTCACGTAGAATACGAAACAGAATCTCGTCACTATGCACACGTTGACTGCCCAGGACACGCTGACTATGTTAAAAACATGATCACTGGTGCTGCACAAATGGACGGCGGTATCTTAGTAGTATCTGCTGCTGACGGCCCAATGCCACAAACTCGTGAACACATCCTTTTATCTCGTCAAGTAGGTGTTCCATACTTAGTAGTATTCATGAACAAATGTGATATGGTAGACGACGAAGAATTATTAGAATTAGTAGAAATGGAAATCCGTGACCTACTTTCTGAATATGACTTCCCAGGCGACGATATCCCAGTAATCAAAGGTTCTGCTCTTAAAGCTCTTGAAGGTGAACCAGAATGGGAAGAAAAAATCGTTGAATTAATGGACGCTGTAGATTCTTACATCCCAACTCCAGAACGTCAAACTGACAAACCATTCATGATGCCAGTAGAGGACGTATTCTCTATCACTGGTCGTGGTACAGTTGCAACTGGCCGTGTTGAACGTGGTCAAGTTAAAGTTGGTGACGTAGTTGAAATCGTAGGTATCGCTGAAGAAGCTAAATCTACAACTGT
This genomic interval from Lysinibacillus sphaericus contains the following:
- the rpsG gene encoding 30S ribosomal protein S7 → MPRKGPVSKRDVLPDPIYNSKLVTRLINKMMVDGKRGTSQKILYGAFELVKERSGENPIEVFEAALNNVMPVLEVRARRVGGSNYQVPVEVRPERRTTLGLRYLVNYSRLRGEKTMEERLANEILDASNNTGASVKKREDMHKMAEANKAFAHYRW
- the fusA gene encoding elongation factor G; the protein is MKREFSLENTRNIGIMAHIDAGKTTTTERILYYTGKIHKIGETHEGASQMDWMEQEQERGITITSAATTAQWAGHRVNIIDTPGHVDFTVEVERSLRVLDGAVTVLDAQSGVEPQTETVWRQATTYGVPRIVFINKMDKTGADFLYSVGTLHERLQANAHPIQLPIGAEDQFSAIIDLVEMKATFYGDEKGTAVTEGEIPEEHREIAEEYREKLIDAVASVDEEIMEKYLEGEEITVAELKAAIRRATIAVEFYPVICGTAFKHKGVRPMLNAVIDYLPSPVDVPAIKGTSVDGDEELERKSSDDEPFSALAFKVMTDPFVGKLTFFRVYSGTLDAGSYVQNSSKGKRERVGRILQMHANSREEISKVFAGDIAAAVGLKDTTTGDTLCDEKNLVILESMEFPEPVISLSVEPKSKADQDKMGQALQKLQEEDPTFRAHTDTETGQTIISGMGELHLDILVDRMRREFKVEANVGAPMVSYRETFRSSAKVQGKFTRQSGGRGQYGDVTIEFSPNEEGKGFEFENAIVGGVVPREYIPAVEAGLRDSLDRGVVAGYPLIDIKAKLVFGSYHDVDSNEMAFKIAASMALKEAAKQCDAVILEPMMKVEVVIPEEYLGDIMGNITSRRGRVEGMDARGNSQVVRAMVPLSEMFGYATTLRSATQGRGVFSMTFDHYEEVPKSIAADIIKKNKGE
- the tuf gene encoding elongation factor Tu, whose translation is MAKEKFDRSKTHANIGTIGHVDHGKTTLTAAIATVLSKKMGGTAKSYADIDNAPEEKERGITINTSHVEYETESRHYAHVDCPGHADYVKNMITGAAQMDGGILVVSAADGPMPQTREHILLSRQVGVPYLVVFMNKCDMVDDEELLELVEMEIRDLLSEYDFPGDDIPVIKGSALKALEGEPEWEEKIVELMDAVDSYIPTPERQTDKPFMMPVEDVFSITGRGTVATGRVERGQVKVGDVVEIVGIAEEAKSTTVTGVEMFRKLLDYAEAGDNIGALLRGVAREEIQRGQVLAKPGSITPHTNFKAEVYVLSKEEGGRHTPFFSNYRPQFYFRTTDVTGICNLPEGVEMVMPGDNIEMTVELIAPIALEEGTKFSIREGGRTVGAGVVASIQK